The Calliphora vicina chromosome 3, idCalVici1.1, whole genome shotgun sequence genome contains a region encoding:
- the LOC135954763 gene encoding farnesol dehydrogenase: MERWSNKVAVISGASAGIGAACCKALVTSGMLVVGLARRQELILKLKDELPEKFRKNLHAIRCDITQEDQVAQAFDWTQKQLGGCDVLINNAGIIATTQLSQRNNTKEIRQTIDTNLLGTVFCTREAFHSMCSQKNGNGHIVIVNSVAGHQVPNLGPALPSLNVYPATKFALKAMNEIYRQEFQRHKTQVRVTTISPGIVDTDILPTDILTVVKASLPMLKSADVADAVVWALGTPPNVQVHNITIKPMGEQF; encoded by the exons ATGGAACGTTGGTCAAATAAAGTGGCTGTAATCAGCGGTGCTAGTGCCGGTATAGGAGCAGCCTGTTGCAAGGCTCTAGTAACATCCGGTATGCTTGTTGTTGGCTTGGCCAGAAGACAAGAACTTATTCTAAAACTTAAAGATGAATTACcggaaaaatttcgtaaaaatcTACATGCAATACGCTGTGACATTACCCAAGAGGATCAAGTAGCACAGGCCTTCGACTGGACACAAAAACAATTGGGTGGCTGTGATGTGCTGATAAATAATGCCGGCATCATAGCAACGACACAATTATCTCAGCGCAATAATACCAAGGAAATACGTCAAACAATTGATACAAATCTTTTGGGCACGGTTTTCTGTACTCGCGAGGCATTTCACTCCATGTGCTCGCAAAAGAATGGTAATGGTCATATAGTGATTGTTAATAGTGTGGCTGGTCATCAGGTGCCGAATTTGGGTCCAGCTTTGCCTTCTCTCAACGTATATCCAGCCACAAAGTTTGCTTTGAAGGCCATGAATGAAATATATCGTCAAGAATTTCAGCGTCATAAGACACAAGTTAGAGTTACT ACCATAAGTCCGGGTATAGTTGATACTGATATTTTACCTACTGATATATTAACTGTGGTTAAAGCCTCCCTACCCATGTTAAAATCTGCTGATGTGGCCGATGCTGTTGTGTGGGCTTTGGGTACACCACCAAATGTACAG gtTCATAACATCACTATTAAGCCAATgggagaacaattttaa
- the Mcm7 gene encoding DNA replication licensing factor Mcm7 codes for MARRDYAQDKEAIKSFLSEFCKQDDEGKKTFVYGQQLVKIAHREQVLLSIDLDHLAEFNEGLADAVVSNCRRYAAMFSDVIAEMLPNYKEHEVHAKDALDVYIEHRLLMETRTRNPMEQHDQRNAFPSDLMKRFEVGFKPQSHVKANSIREVKAEHIGKLVTVRGIVTRCTEVKPMMVVATYTCDRCGSETYQPVSSLSFTPVSECPSDDCRVNKAGGRLYLQTRGSKFVKFQEVKIQEHSDQVPVGHIPRTMTIMCRGEVTRQAQPGDHVLISGVYLPLMRGGFQQMVQGLLSETFLQAYRIICINKNDEISDKDSELSPEELTELAQDDFYERLATSLAPEIYGHLDVKKAMLLLLVGGVDKRPDGMKIRGNINICLMGDPGVAKSQLLGYISRLAIRSQYTTGRGSSGVGLTAAVMKDPLTGEMTLEGGALVLADQGVCCIDEFDKMADVDRTAIHEVMEQQTISIAKAGIMTTLNARVSILAAANPAFGRYNPRRTVEQNIQLPAALLSRFDLLWLIQDKPDRENDLRLAKHITYVHSHSKQPPTRVKALDMNLMRRYINLCKRKNPTIPDELTEYIVGAYVELRREARNQKDMTFTSARNLLGILRLSTALARLRLSDKVEKDDVAEALRLLEMSKDSLNQVHEHQKGHIPNTSDKIFAVVRELAGSSTTVKIADVMDRCTTKGFKPDQVDKCIEDYEELNVWQVNMARTKITFM; via the exons ATGGCGCGACGTGACTATGCCCAAGATAAAG AAGCCATCAAAAGTTTCCTTAGTGAATTCTGCAAACAAGACGATGAAGGCAAAAAAACTTTCGTCTATGGCCAGCAACTGGTGAAAATTGCACATCGCGAACAGGTCTTGCTATCCATAGATTTGGATCATTTGGCCGAATTTAATGAAGGTTTAGCCGATGCTGTTGTTAGTAACTGTCGGCGTTATGCCGCCATGTTTAGTGATGTTATAGCAGAAATGCTGCCCAATTACAAGGAACATGAAGTACATGCCAAAGACGCCTTGGATGTGTACATTGAACATCGTTTACTTATGGAAACACGCACCAGAAATCCCATGGAACAACACGATCAACGAAACGCTTTCCCATCCGATCTAATGAAAAGATT TGAAGTGGGTTTCAAGCCCCAATCCCATGTTAAGGCAAATTCCATACGTGAAGTAAAGGCAGAACATATTGGTAAATTAGTTACTGTGCGTGGTATTGTTACGCGTTGTACCGAAGTCAAACCCATGATGGTGGTGGCCACTTACACATGCGATCGTTGCGGTTCAGAAACCTATCAACCCGTCAGTTCTTTATCATTTACTCCCGTATCGGAATGTCCCTCGGATGATTGTCGTGTGAATAAGGCAGGCGGTCGACTTTACTTGCAGACTCGTGGCTCtaagtttgttaaatttcaaGAAGTTAAGATACAAGAGCATAGCGATCAAGTTCCCGTAGGTCATATACCACGTACTATGACCATTATGTGTCGTGGTGAAGTCACACGTCAGGCTCAGCCCGGTGATCATGTTCTAATATCTGGTGTTTATTTACCTTTAATGCGCGGTGGTTTCCAACAGATGGTACAGGGTCTATTGTCGGAGACATTTTTACAAGCTTAT CGCATTATTTGCATTAATAAAAACGATGAAATATCTGACAAAGATTCTGAACTATCACCTGAGGAATTAACAGAATTGGCACAAGATGATTTTTACGAACGTTTGGCTACCAGTTTGGCACCCGAAATATATGGCCACTTGGATGTTAAAAAGGCTATGCTGTTATTGTTAGTGGGCGGTGTTGATAAGAGACCAGATGGCATGAAGATACGTGGCAACATAAATATCTGTCTTATGGGTGATCCCGGTGTAGCCAAATCTCAGTTATTGGGTTATATCAGTCGTTTGGCTATACGATCCCAATATACCACCGGCAGAGGTTCTTCGGGCGTTGGTTTAACTGCTGCTGTTATGAAAGATCCTCTAACGGGTGAAATGACTTTGGAGGGTGGTGCTTTGGTGTTGGCTGACCAGGGTGTTTGCTGTATTGATGAATTTGACAAAATGGCTGATGTCGATCGTACCGCTATACACGAAGTTATGGAGCAGCAGACCATATCCATTGCTAAAGCTGGCATAATGACCACTTTAAATGCTAGAGTATCGATTTTGGCTGCTGCTAATCCGGCTTTTGGTCGTTATAATCCACGTCGTACCGTTGAACAAAATATTCAGCTACCAGCCGCTTTGTTGTCACGTTTCGATCTATTGTGGCTGATACAGGATAAACCAGATCGTGAAAATGATTTGCGTTTAGCCAAACATATCACCTATGTGCACAGTCATTCCAAACAACCACCCACCCGCGTTAAGGCACTCGATATGAATCTAATGCGTCGTTATATAAATCTTTGCAAACGTAAAAATCCCACCATACCCGATGAATTGACCGAATACATTGTGGGCGCTTATGTGGAACTAAGACGCGAAGCTCGCAATCAAAAGGATATGACCTTTACCTCGGCCCGTAATCTTTTGGGTATTTTACGTTTATCCACAGCTTTGGCACGTCTACGTTTATCGGACAAGGTTGAAAAGGATGATGTGGCAGAAGCCTTAAGACTTTTGGAAATGTCTAAAGATTCGCTCAATCAAGTACATGAACATCAAAAGGGACA CATTCCTAACACTTCTGACAAAATCTTTGCTGTGGTCCGTGAATTGGCGGGCAGTAGTACTACGGTTAAAATTGCCGATGTTATGGACCGTTGTACGACCAAAGGTTTTAAACCCGATCAAGTTGACAAATGCATTGAAGATTATGAAGAGCTTAATGTATGGCAAGTTAATATGGCTCGtacgaaaattacttttatgtaa
- the eIF3b gene encoding eukaryotic translation initiation factor 3 subunit B: MAKKKNEESTNDQDFEEEPNFEDPEGFVDDISDDELLADKLEQRPSEADGVENVVVVDNIPKVEPSRLEKLKMVISKLFSSFGEIVNSVYPVDEEGKTKGFAFMEFKNSQQAEEAVKNLNNHRLDKNHTFAVNLFTDFQKYDNIPEKWEPPVPQPFKMQNDLYSFLMDPDAYDQYCVAAESSPNSVQVAFWQNTLPEPNELESRENFTDTFVKWSPLGTYVVTFHKPGVAIWGGSKFTRIQRFPHPGTQFVEFSPCENYLVTYGPTPTGQKVVIWDIRSGAEKRSFVADGVSMFSMFRWSHDDKYVARLGDNSIHIYETPSFYLLDLKSIKVPGIRAFSWSPTDNVIAYWVEEQNQIPARVTLLEIPKKREIRNKNLFHVADCKLHWQKSGDYLCVKVDRYSKLKKDKKDSDVKFLGMFYNFEIFHMREKEVPVDSVEIRELILAFAWEPVGNKFAIIHGETNNSNVSYYEVNNGVKPTLVKKLEKKSCTHLFWSPRGQFIVMANLTTGTFEFVDTNNNFLITASPDHFRASEVEWDPTGRYVVTGVSSWKVKEDTGFNMYTFQGRIIRRNILKSFVQFLWRPRPATLLSDEEIKEIRKNLKKYYFIFEQKDRMRMTRASKELLEKRSQLRNQFTEYRTKREAEWKEQKARRMQLRNHFDTDSLDTEEVDEEIIEFLVKEETTVLE, from the exons ATGgctaaaaagaaaaatgaagaGTCGACCAATGATCAGGACTTTGAAGAGGAGCCGAATTTCGAAGATCCCGAGGGATTTGTAGATGATATTAGTGACGATG AATTGTTGGCCGACAAGTTGGAACAACGTCCATCTGAAGCTGATGGAGTTGAAAATGTTGTGGTTGTGGATAATATACCCAAAGTTGAGCCATCACGTttggaaaaattgaaaatggttATTAGCAAGTTGTTCTCCAGTTTTGGCGAAATTGTTAACTCTGTATATCCCGTTGATGAGGAGGGCAAGACTAAGGGTTTTGCTTTCATGGAATTCAAAAACTCCCAACAGGCCGAAGAGGCTGTAAAGAATTTAAACAATCATCGTTTGGATAAAAACCATACATTTGCTGTGAATTTGTTTACCGATTTCCAGAAGTACGACAATATTCCCGAGAAATGGGAACCCCCAGTTCCTCAGCCCTTCAAGATGCAAAACGATTTATACAGTTTCCTTATGGATCCTGATGCATACGACCAATATTGTGTGGCTGCTGAAAGTTCGCCCAACAGTGTACAAGTGGCTTTCTGGCAAAATACTCTACCCGAACCTAATGAATTGGAATCCCGCGAAAACTTTACCGACACCTTTGTTAAATGGTCTCCTTTGGGTACATATGTGGTAACTTTCCACAAACCTGGTGTTGCCATCTGGGGCGGTAGCAAGTTTACACGTATTCAACGTTTCCCCCACCCTGGCACACAATTTGTTGAGTTCTCTCCCTGCGAAAATTATTTGGTTACCTATGGTCCCACTCCCACTGGCCAGAAGGTTGTTATCTGGGATATACGTTCTGGCGCTGAAAAGCGTTCCTTTGTAGCCGACGGTGTATCAATGTTCTCCATGTTCCGTTGGTCTCACGATGACAAATATGTTGCACGTTTGGGTGACAATTCCATACACATCTACGAAACCCCATCTTTCTACCTGCTCGACTTGAAGTCTATCAAGGTTCCCGGAATTCGTGCTTTCTCCTGGTCACCAACTGACAATGTTATTGCTTACTGGGTAGaggaacaaaatcaaattcccGCACGTGTCACCCTGCTCGAAATTCCCAAGAAACGCGAAATCCGTAATAAGAATCTTTTCCATGTCGCTGATTGTAAATTGCACTGGCAGAAATCTGGTGATTATTTGTGCGTGAAAGTAGACCGTTATTCAAAATTGAAGAAGGATAAAAAGGATTCAGATGTTAAATTCTTGGGTATGTTCTACAATTTCGAAATCTTCCACATGCGTGAAAAGGAGGTGCCTGTTGATTCCGTAGAGATCAGAGAGTTGATCTTGGCCTTTGCCTGGGAACCCGTCGGCAACAAGTTTGCCATCATCCATGGCGAAACCAACAACTCTAATGTCAGTTACTACGAGGTCAACAATGGTGTCAAGCCCACATTGGTGAAAAAACTGGAAAAGAAATCATGCACTCATCTCTTCTGGTCGCCCAGAGGTCAATTCATTGTTATGGCCAATTTGACCACCGGCACCTTTGAATTCGTTGATACCAACAACAACTTCCTCATCACCGCTTCACCCGATCATTTCCGTGCCTCGGAGGTGGAATGGGATCCTACTGGTCGTTATGTTGTTACCGGCGTCTCTTCCTGGAAGGTTAAAGAAGATACTGGCTTTAACATGTACACCTTCCAAGGTCGCATTATTCGCCGCAACATTCTCAAGAGTTTCGTACAGTTCTTGTGGCGTCCTCGACCAGCCACTCTACTCAGCGATGAGGAAATCAAGGAGATTAGGAAGAATTTGAAGAAATACTACTTCATATTCGAACAAAAGGATCGCATGCGTATGACTCGTGCCTCCAAGGAATTGCTAGAGAAACGTTCACAACTGCGCAATCAATTTACCGAATACCGTACTAAGCGCGAAGCTGAATGGAAGGAACAGAAAGCAAGACGTATGCAGCTCAGAAATc ATTTCGATACAGATAGTTTGGATACCGAAGAAGTTGATGaagaaattattgaatttttggtCAAAGAAGAAACAACCGTACTCGAGTAG